The following are encoded together in the Oreochromis niloticus isolate F11D_XX linkage group LG12, O_niloticus_UMD_NMBU, whole genome shotgun sequence genome:
- the smim15 gene encoding small integral membrane protein 15, giving the protein MIDVQAWAEYVVEWAAKDPYGFLTTIILALTPLFIASALLSWKLAKMIEARDREQKKKQKRQENIAKAKRTKKD; this is encoded by the coding sequence ATGATCGACGTGCAAGCATGGGCAGAGTATGTGGTGGAGTGGGCTGCCAAAGACCCCTATGGTTTTCTCACAACTATCATACTGGCTCTCACCCCTCTCTTCATTGCCAGCGCTCTGCTGTCCTGGAAGCTGGCCAAGATGATCGAGGCACGTGACCGggaacagaagaagaagcagaaacgTCAGGAAAACATAGCCAAGGCCAAGAGGACCAAGAAAGACTGA